The genomic window TTGCCTTGAACCAACATCAATATTAAAACAGTTTGAATTATCAAATGACTTTACATCACGTCTTGCAATCATTGAAGAACAAAAATCATTTCCTTGAGTGGATGTTTGAAATTATTATTGTGAACAGGAAGGTGTTCCATATGATGGAGCGTGGTTAGAGGAAATTAAGGAATATGAAAGAAACGTTCAGTTTAAAAGAAAGCGATAAGGAGATCCTATGTTAAATGAAAATATAATCAACGCAGATATTATTAATGATTTTTGCGAAATATTATTAGAGATGTATAAGAATGGTTGATCTGAGAGAAATGGGGGAAACATTTCGTTAATAATTGATGATAATATAATAAATAAATACATAAAAGATTCTAAGCTAGGAATCGAAACTAAGTTGCCATTTAAAACAAAGGAACTCGCAAACAAATACTTATTGGTAACGGGTAAAGGAAAATATTTTCGTCATATAGCCAAAAAAAATAAAACAAAATATAATGCTGGTATTGTGAAAATGAATAATGAAGGTGGCGCATTTAATACAGTTTGAGGATTTGAGAAAGGTTCTGAACCAACTAGCGAATTGCCATCTCATCTATTATCACATGCAGCAAGGCTGAATAAGAACCCAAAACATTCAGTTGTAATTCATTCACACCCAACTACAATAGTTTCGCTTACATTTACAGAAGAATTGAATGAAAAAAGTTTTACAAAAATAATGTGAAAAATGATATCAGAAGCGAGCTTTGTATTTTCTGAAGGAATAGGCATACTTCCTTGAATGGTGCCGGGGTCAAATGAAATAGGTATTGAAACTGCTAAAAAAATGAATAATTATAGATCGGTAATATGAGCTCATCATGGTATTTTTTGTTCAGGAGAAACATTAGATGAGGCATTTGGTCTATTAGAGTGCATAGAAAAATCTGCAAAAATATATCAAAATATATTATCTACAAATAAAAAGATTATTCAAGAAATAACCGATATTGAGTTAATAACTATGTCGAAACATTTTGGATATAATTTAAATAAAAAAATTTTAGATAAGGGAGAATAAATATGATAAATTATGATTATTTAAAAGACATGTTTGGTTTAGAAAATAAAGTAGTAGTAATAACAGGTGGTAATAGCGGTTTGGGTAAAGACTATGCAGAAGCACTAGCGTCTTGTGGAGCTAAGATATTTATCTTTGCATATGATAAAACAAATGTTGATGAAATGAAAAAACAATATAATGAAAATAAATGAGAACTTGAATTTGAGTTTGGAGATATAACAAAGCAAGAATCAAGAGATAAATTAATAAAATCATGTCTAGATAGGTTTAAAAGAATTGATGTGCTTGTTAATAATGCGGGAACAATTTCTAGAACTCCTATTCTTGAGGGTACAGATAATGAGTGACATAAGGTTATGGATATTAATCTTAATTCTATTTATAGTCTTAGTCGTGAAGTTTGCAAAGTATTCAAAAAACAAGGCGGAGGTAAAATTATTAATATAGCATCAATGTTAGCATTTCAAGGTGGGAAGTTTGTTCCAAGTTATGCAGCCTCTAAACATGGAATATCAGGAATAACTAAGGCATTTGCCAACGAATTAGCTGAGTATAATATAAATGTAAACGCTATTGCTCCCGGGTATATTGAAACAGCAAATACAGCTCCTATTCGTGCTGATAAGGAAAGAAACAAGTCTATTCTTGATAGAATCCCTGCAGGTAGATGAGGTAAACCATCTGATGTAGCGGCTACATGTGTATTCTTAGCTAGTAAAGCCAGCGATTATTGTAATGGATATATATTTGCTGTTGACGGTGGATGATTAGCAAGGTAAAGGGGGATATATGAAAAAATCAGATTCATTTTCTAAAAAAGAATTTCTAAAAATGACAAATGAAGAATTAAGAGAAAATAATATATGCAATTTATTTGAAAAGGATATAGTTAATTCAGTTTATAGTTATTATGACAGAGTGATAGTTATGGGGGCAAGACCTGAATCTAAGAAACTTGATATATCTTCTGGAGAATATATACATGCAAAATATCTTCTTGAAAATAGAGAGTTGGGTATTATAAATATTGGCTTTGATGGCGTAGTCTCTGTTGATGGAAAAGAATACATTCTCAAAAATAAGGAGGCTTTATATATTGGAAAAGGAAAACAAAAGATAATAATTAGTTCAAAGGACAATAAAAACCCTGCCTTATTTTATATGTTAAGTGCACCGGCTCATAAGGAATATGAAACAAAAATTGTTGATATTGAGCATGCAAATAAATTAAAATTAGGCACAAAGGAAGAAATAAATGAAAGAGTTATTTATCAATTGATCCATCCCAGTATTTTAGATACTTGCCAATTGTCAATGGGAATAACCTGCTTAGAAATTGGTAGTGCATGAAACACAATGCCACCACATACGCATGACCGAAGAACCGAAGTATATTTATACTTTGATATGAAAAAAGATAGCACAGTATTTCATTTTATGGGTGAACCTAGTAATACAAGAAGTTTAGTTGTACATAACAATGAAGCTGTTATAAATCCTCCATGAAGTGTCCACTTTGGTGTAGGAACTAGTAACTATAGCTTTGTGTGGGGTATGGCTGGAGAAAACAAAGAGTTTGATGATATGGACCATATTAAAATATCAAACATTAAATAAAAGGAGAGTTTATGAAAGAGAACAACCTAAAACTATCTAAACAAGACCTCGAGAAATTTGTAGATAGTGGTTCATTTATTAATCAAGATGAATTAATTAAAAAAATAGAATTAAACAACAAGCATGGAAAGGAAAAAGCTGGAGCAATTGGGGAAATAATTGTTAGACATGTAAATAGGTTATCACAAAATGTTTTTGTTCAATCAATGATGAAAGGTTTTATGATGGTTATCCCTTTACTTGTTGTTGGTGGATTATCAACCCTAATTCAAACTGTTCCAGAAAATCTTGTTACAGCTTTTGGTACCAATAAAAATTGAAGATTACCAATTTGGTTGCACCAAATTTGTACAGAGGTATTTAATTATACATATGGATTGGCAGGAATATTATCATGTGTTGCTATTACGTATGAAATGACCGTTCATTTAAATAAGGATCTAACAACAAACAAAAAAATATATCCTTTTGTAACAATAATAGCTGCAGTTTCATGTTATATGATATTCACATTGGGACAAAACATATATGAATTGCATGTTATCCCAGATAAATATATAAAAGACGGTGGTTTATATATACCATCCGGAACAGCGTTTAATTTCAAAACTAATGGTGGAGTAGCGTTTGGTTATGTATCTCTAGATGCTCTAGGTCCTAAAGGGATGTTACCCAGCTTGATAATTGCTTTTTCAGTTCCATTTATATATAAATGATGTTTTAAAAATAATTTTACAATTAGATTACCGAAATTTGTACCTTTTGCAGTTTCGTTAACTGTAATGGTGTTAATACCTATACTTTTAAGTATTGTTATATTTGTTATTCCTGCGTTTATTATTTTACATTTCACAGGACAAGGAGCATTTGATTGAGTTAATGGAAAATTATCAAATTTATATAACGTATCAAATACTTTACCATTTTATTGTGGTTATCAAATATTGTGTGCCTTATGTTATTTTATGGGAGTTCACAATGCTATTATATCAAATATTTTCGAATCTGTAAGACAAGTTAATGTTACAGAGAATGCTAAAATAATGCAAGAGTTTATAAATGGATTATCTAAAACACCACCGATGAATTGTTATGTAGCCGCAACGGCCACAAATATGATTGGTGGTCTGGGGTGTTTAGCTATGGTTCCGTATTCAATTTTATGTTTTGCAAAATCTAAAAGAATGAAAGGTTTATTTGTTTTAACAGCTGTTGCGTGTTTCTTTAATCTGCCCGAGCCTATACTATTTGGTCTTCCAGTTATATTAAACCCAGTCTTGTTCCTACCTATGCTTTTAGCTCCTATTGCAAACTCAATTCTAATGTATGGATTTATTCATTGGGGACCAAATATGTATGCCCCATACGTAGATGTGGCTTGATGTCTACCATGAATATTTGTTCTACCAGTGGCTACTGGTGTCCAACCAATTTCATTCCTATGTATGTTTTTAACCTTATGTGTTTCATTCGTAGTATGGTCTCCATTCATAATAATTCAAGACAGACTTATATTAAGAAAAGAAATAGAAGATGGTTTAAGCTCAAGAGATTCAATAGAAAATATGTCTGGTTTTGAAATATTGTTGATGTCTATGAGAGATAGAAAAAAATATGAAGATTACAAAGTTATGAAAAATAATTTAAAAATTGCAAATAAAAATAAAATAATTGAGGAAGAAAATATAGAATACATAAAGTATTTAAAAGAACGCCAAGCAAAATCTAAATATAGTTTGGAAAATATTAGAACAAATCTAAATCAAAACAATATTTTGATTATAGGTTCTTTAAAAGATAAAAATGATGAGGCAAAAAAATTAGCCTTGTCAATTATTAATGGGCTTGATTCAGATCCAAATAGAGTTTTATTTGTTAGAACTGGTATATGTGAAAAATTAGGTAAAACACGAAAATTAGTTAAAGTTGCACAATTAACAATAGTATTACAAAGTGCAAGAGAATACTATGAGGAATATGAACTTATTTCTGATAAAATGAATCACATTATAATCCCAATTTCTTATGAGGAGTGTACAGAATATACCAATAATTCACCAAAAGCAATTAAATTAGTAGCTGACCACACAATACAATCTAACTTGATAAAATAGATAAGGAAAACAAATGAATAAAAAAGATATTATAAAAATTATTGAAGATGTAACACTACATCTCTCAACACTGAGAGATCCAGAAAATAAGTATGCAGTCAGAGTTCCTGATGGAAGATTAATTCCTAATAGAGATTTTACTTTTTGAGAGTGAACAAGCGGCGTTGGACTTTATGGTATTATGAAAACTTATGAAAGTACTAAAAATAATAAATTTTTAGATATAATTTATAATTGATTTGAAGAACAATTACCAAAAGAAACCGAAAAAAATATAAATACAATGGTTCAAATGTTAACTTTATGTGATCTATATAAAATAAAAAAAGATAGTAGATATTTGGATGTAATTAAGGAATGGGGGGAATGACTTGTAAATAAATTACCAAGAACTAAAGAGGGTGGATTCCAGCATGTTGTATATGCTTCTATCCACGAACAGCAATTATGGGTAGATACATTAATGATGAGCGCTTTAACAATAGGAAGAATTGGTGTGCTGTTAGATAATAAAAATTATATTGATGAAGCAAAATATCAATTTTTAATTCATTCAAAATATTTATTTGACACAAAAAATGATTTGTGATTCCACGGTTATTCATTCATAGAAAAATCTAATTTTTCAGAGGCTCACTGAGGCAGAGGTAATAGTTGACCAACCATAGCCATTCCTCAAATAATAAACATTTGTAACTTGAGTTCAAATGATCCAGTAAGAAAATTTCTAGAAAATATTTTAATTAATCACATTGATAAATTATCAAAATTGCAAGATAAGTCAGGGTTATGACACACAATTCTTGATGATAATTCAAGTTATCTAGAAACAAGTTGTACCGCTGGTTTTGCATATGGTTTACAGTATGCAATTAACAGCAAACTAATAGATAAAAAATATCAAACAAATGTTAATTTAGCAGTGCAAGGGTTGTTAAAAAATATCACGAAAGAAGGCGGTTTGTTAAATGTGAGTGGTGGAACACCTGTTTTCAAAACCTCTGAGGAGTATAAAAAAGTAATTCTTGGAGACTACCCATATGGACAAAGCATGGCAATACTAGCATTAATAGAATATATAAAGGTTATTTAACTATGAAAAATATAATCTTAAAAAATAATAATATAGATAAAATAAATATACCCGAAGATTTTATAGAGTTTAGTGATTTAGTTCAATTAAAAAAAATAATTTTTCAGTATAATGCAGACACAAGGTTTCATATTTTTGGTTATAATCTATATAACTGTTTTATAGAATTAATAAGATATAAAAAATTTGTTGTTACATATGTTAATTCTATATGTGATACAATTGAGACAATTCTATTTAGTGATGCAAACGTGTTTTTATATGAATTACGTGAAATATCCATAGATAAGTCTATGAGTTTATATAAAAACGTTATTCTACAAAAAGAAAGAGTAAAGGATGATTATCATGATATTTATGTTAATGAATATCATTCATTTGGTAAAGATGATGAAAAATAAAATCTTACTTATGATTAGTGATGAAATAAAATATAAAGAAGATATTAAGTCACTTGTGTATAAATACAATCAATATGATATTGAACTATTAGAACATAGAACTACTAATCTTGTTAATGCTACAAATAAGTTCATTGATTCTTATATAAAAGAAGACTATATAAAGGGTTTAATTGTCTGAATAACCGGAATTGGAGTAACTAATCTTTTAAATAAAAAAATGCAAAATAAAAATTCATTCACAACTGTATCAGAATTTTATTTAAATGAGATAAAAAAAGACTACAATATAGATATTCTTGTAATTGGAGAAATGGTAACTGGATATAAAAATTTAACATATATTATTGACGAGTATTTAAAGGAATAGGTTATGGTTATAATTGGAAAGATGTTTCTTAACAAAGGCTATGAGAAAGAGTACAAAAAAAGACATGATGAACTTTGACCAGAAATGGAAAAGGCTATATTAGATCATGGTTTACAGGAATATTATATTAATTTAGACACTGATAACAATATACTTTATTCTTTTCTAAAGGTTGATAGTGCTGAAAAATGAGAACAGTTAAGAAATACTAGAATTTGTAAAAAATGGTGAGCTTATATGTCAGACATTATGGAGACAAATGATGATGGTTCTCCAAAATTTATTAAACTAACTGAAGTTTTTCAACTTAGTAGATAGAGGAAGATATATGAAAAATATAATAGAACATCTTATTAATGAAAAGATAGTTGCTGTCTTAAGATTGTCAACACAAGAAAAAGCATCTAAATCCATAGACGCTGTAATAGAAGCTGGGTTTAAGTTTATTGAAATAACATTAACTATTCCTAACGCATATGATATTATTTCTAATAAATTAACAAAATATAAAAATTCAGATGTCATAATTGGTGCTGGAACTGTTACATCAATCGAACAAGCAAAAAAAGTAATAGAATTGGGTTGCAAATATATAGTAGCGCCGGATTTTAATCTAGACATTTCAAATTATGCGAAGGATTTAAATATAGTTTATATCCCTGGTGTTATGACTATTAATGAAATTGTAAATGTTATGAACCATGGTTGAGAAATTGTTAAATTATTTCCCGGTAATAATTACACTCCTGGATTTATTAAATCAGTTTTGGCCCCTTTTCCAAATTTTAAAATTATGGTAACAGGTGGAGTTGATATTAATAATTTAAATGATTGATTAAACGCGGGTTCGGTTGCTGTTGGTATTGGTGGAAATCTAACAATTGATATTGAGAAAGATAATAATTATAATAATTGTGTCAAAATTGCTAAGCAGTTTATTAGTAAGGTAAATCAATAATGAAAATAGCTATTTATGGTGAGATGTTGATGAGATTATCGACTAAAAAAAATCAAATATTTAGAGAAGGTGAATTAGTATCAATGAATTTTGGAGGTGCAGAATATAATGTCGCTTGTAATTTGGGAAATTGAGAAAATAATGTATCTTTTTACACTTTGTGTGGTAAGGACTATCTAACTACCAAGTGCCTTAATCATCTTCGCTCATATAATGTTGATATTTCCAGTGTTAAATATATAGAATCACCAAACCCATTAGGCTTATATTTTTTAGAGGATGGAACTGGTTATAAGATTCCAGATGTTGTTTATAATCGAGTTAATAGTGTATATGCTACAAATGAAATATCAAATGAAATGCTGAATACGATATGCAATAATAATGATTTTTTGTATATCTCAGGAATTGCTTTTGCTCCATCAACAATAACAAGAAACTCATCATCAAAATTAATTAAAAAATTCTATAATATAAGGAAAAATGTGATACTCGATTTTAATTATAGAGCTAAATTATGAGATTATAAAACTGCTAAAAAATTATATGAAGAAATACTCCCATTTATATCATATGCATCGTTAGGACTTAAAGATCTACAATTTATTTTGGGAATTTATAAATATGATGAAAAAATTACTTTTGAAGAAAATATTTTAGAAGGATTTAAACTATTGTTTAAAAAATATCCAAATATAAAATCTGTATATTTTACTAAAAGAGATTTTATAGAAAATAATGGCCAAAAAATACAAGCCTATTTTATTAATAGTGATTTAATGATGTACAAATCAGAATCATATATGTTGTCAAATATTATTGATAGAATTGGAACGGGTGATATATTTTCTGCAGGGATTGTTGATGGAATTTTGAATAACAAAGACCCAAAAGAATTTATTGAGTTTGCCATGAAAGGAAATATATTAAAACATTTTTTCTTTGGAGATAATGCTAAAATTTGCAAAAGTAAAATTAATGGTTTAAAAAATAACTTTGATGTATCAAGATAAAAAAAATATATTTGCATAATTTTGATATATTTTAATGTAAGACGTAATATTCAATTACGTTTTACATTTTTTAATTTACAATGGTTATTTCATTTTAAACAATTTTTATATTAAATAAATTATTTGTGGTGTTTTAATATAGGTAAAGAAGTTAGGTATATCAAGCTTTTAAAACCTCAGTTTTTACAGTAAATAAAATAATTGTAAAATGGCAAAGGTAACCCTAAGGGGAGGAAATAATATTTACCTCTCACTAGTAGAAAGGTTACTTTTTTTATGAAAAAATATAGTTACAAAACAAAATATCAAGCAATATTAGACTATTCAAATGGAATAGAAATTAGTGAAATAGTTAAAAAATACAACATAACTTCTGGTGCGCCGCTTATTTCATATTGGATTATTAGGTATAATAATATTGAAGAATTAAAATTATCTTCAATGAAGGAAGAAGAATATATGGCAAAAATTGAATCTGAAGAAATATTAAAAGATAAAAAAATGAAAAAACTGGAGCAAGAAAATAAAGAATTAAAATGGGAAAATGAAAAACTTAAGATGCAAAACAATGTGCTAAAAAAGTTCGATCCTTCATGACAGATGCGTGACATGAAGGAGAAGATGACGACTAAACCATATAAGCATCATTCATTTTGTGAAATATATATAAAGGAATTTAAAAAGGCTGGAACTGTTAAAAAATGTGTGATGCATTGGGAGTATCTGTAAGTAAATATTATGCATTCAAAAAACGTTTTAATTTGTTAAAAAAATCAGAATTCAAATACTGAAATTATCCACCTTTCATCCCTAAATATATACCAAAAGCTAATCCTAATGCAGAGGATATGATTACTAAATTTTATACAACATTTAATGCTCCTGGGAGTGCTTTTACAATAAATAAGTGGATAAAAACTACATATAATGTTAATGTTAGCCGAAAAATCATTCGAGATTACCAATTAAAATAACCCCTTAAAATTCCCTGTGGCTGTTCGTTGAACTAAGAGAAGTAAGGCAGTGCGAATTAAACAAAACATTAGAAATGATTTAATTAGAAATGATACATATACAACATGTCCAGGACAAAAAATTGGTATTGATGGAACTTGATTTAAAGATCTATTTATAAATGGAAAAAGAACTAAGTTATTATGTGAAATTGCTTATGATTGATTTACTAGAAAAGTTGTTTCATATACAATCGGTCAGGGCGAAAATACACAAACTGTTGTTTCAACATTATTTGGTATTTCTAAATATCTGTCAAAAAATAACTTCACAAATTGTATAGTTCAAATGGATAGAGGTTCAGCCAATCTTTCCTATGAAGTTCTAAATTATGAAAATCATCAACACAATTTTATAATATCAATGTCTAATTCTGGTTTTAAGCACAATTCATCAACAGAGGCATTAAATGGTTGAATTAAAGAACAATTCTATTTATCAGTTGGAAATCACTTTAATTCACTTTCAGATTTTTACAAAGCATTCAAAACATTTATTAAAAACAAAAATTTATTACAAACTTATATTTACAAACAAAAAAGAGGTGAGATATTTATTTAACTTCTCTCCCCTTAGGGTTAACCATGCTCAATAATAACAACAAATTTTAATAAATTTTACAATATTATAAGTAGCTCACTATCTTATTTTTTTACTTTCTTTGTGTAAAATTGTAACGTTATCAATTAGTGATGCAACTGTCATTGGACCAACGCCGCCAGGAACCGGAGAAATCTTATCAACCAAATCAATAACATCATCATAATCTACATCACCGCAATATGCACCGTTAATAAAATTTGCCCCAACATCTATAACAACTTGACCTTTACTTATAAATTTTTTATTAATAAATTTGGGTTTACCAATAGCAACAATTATCAAATCCGCCATTTTTGTTATATGAGATAATTGTTTTGTTTTGCTATTACAAACCGTTACAGTTGCTTGCCTATTTATTAGTAAATTTGCCACAGGTTTACCAACAATATTGCTTCTGCCTATTATTACTATATTTTTCCCTGATATGTCAAAATTAATATTATCGATTAATGAAACTATTCCTTTAGCAGTGGCAGGTGCTATTAATGACTGCCCTAAAACCGCTCTTCCTTGAGATACATATGTAAAACCATCAGCATCCTTACTTGGGCTAATAGTGTTTACAATAAAATCTCAATCTAAATTTTTGGGTAGCGGGGATTGAACAATAATACCTGTTACTGACTTATCATAATTTAATGAATCTATTTTTTTTATTAATTCACTATTAGTAGCATTATCGTCGAACCTAATGTGGTCAAATTGTATGCCAATTTTTTCACATAACTTTTTCTTCATCCTTATATATATATTACTTGCGGAGTTATCTCCAACCTGAATGATAACCAATTTAGGAATATCATCTCCATTTAAGGTTTTTATATATTGAATACTCCTTTTGTTTATTATATTTGCTATATCAATTCCATTTATTTGTTTACATTTCATAATTTTATTATATATTAATTATATTGTGCTTGCTTATTATTATTCTAATTGATAATATATATAAGTAGATAGGGGCACTTTATGATAGATCTACTTAATTTAATAAATAAATGAAAAATTGATAAAAATAACTTAATACCATATGGGCAATCTTTCAAGCTTAAGCATCAATCTTATGTTAATAATGGCAAGAAAGGGAAGTTAATTTTAACAACGTCAATAAATCCAACAAAATCTGGTGAAGGAAAAACAACAGTATCAATTGGAATAGGTGATGCGCTAACAAATCTTGGTAAAAAAGCTATGTTAGCATTAAGAGAACCTTCAATAGGACCGGTATTTGGACAAAAAGGTACTGCCACCGGAGGAGGAGAATCAAGATTAGAACCTTATGATGATATTAATCTCCATTTTAACGGAGATATGTATGCAATTGAAATGGCAAATAATTTAATTAGTTCAATTATTGATAATCACATATACTGAAAGACCGACCTTGATATTAATCATAATTTAGTCACTTGAAAAAGAACATCAAACTTAAATGATCGATCTTTAAGAAAGGTAGATATTAAAATCAGTAAATTTATCACAAGATGTGAAGAATTTGTCATAACGCCAGCCTGCGATATTATGAACATTATGACAATTTGTGAGGATATTAATGATTTTAAAAATAAATTAGAAAATTCAACAATTGGTTTCAATAATCAGGGGAATGAATTATTTGTGAAAGATCTTAAAATAACAGGTAGTATTTTGTCAATACTAAAGGATGCATTCAATCCAAATATTGTAAAAAGTGCTTACAACACACTTTCTCTAATACACTGTGGTCCTTTTGCTAATATATCGGTGGGTACTAATTCAATAATAAGTACAAAAATTGCACTTTCGTTATCAGATTATACAATAACAGAATGTGGATTTGGAAGTGATTTAGGATTTGAAAAATATATGAATCTTATAAATTTCAACAAGCAAAATCTTATACCAGATTGTGTTGTTCTTGTTGTAACAATTAAGGCACTTTTAGAGCACAATGATTTTGAAAATAATTTTAAATTTCTAAAAAGACATATACAGAATATTAAACAATTTAATTTAAATATGATTGTTGCTATTAATAAGTTTAGTGGATTTAAAGATAAAGAAGAAGAGCTTGAGGAATGATTAGTCAATAATAATATTGATTACGAATATTGTTCAGCCTACACCGATGGACCAATAGGAGCAACTAAATTATCAAAAAAAATTATTAAATTGTGTGATAATAAAGTAGATATTAAGACAGTTGTTAGCAAAGATAATTCTATTGAAGAAAAAATAGCATTAATTTCAAAAAACTTTTATGATATTGATGAAATAATCTATTCTGATATTTCTCAAAAAAAGCTATTAGAATTTGCGAAAAAAAAAGATCAGAACTTTTTGCCAATCTGTATTGTTAAGTCACCCACAACATTAAGTGGCAATAATGAAAATAAGATTGTTATTAATGATATAATAATTAATAAAGGAGCGGGGTTTGTTCTTGTCTATTTAAATAATATATTTTCTATGCCCGGATTAAATAAAAATCCAAATGCTGAAAAAATAATGTTTAATATGAAAAATTATAAAATAGAAAATTTAGACTAGCATATGGGGGAATAATGTTTGTAAAATTTAGTAAAGATATTTCATTTTATACTCTAAGAAGAAAGTGGATATGGGAGCTTAATGAGGACAATATTGTTAGTATTTCTCGAATGAAAATTAGAGCGATAGAAAAAAAA from Spiroplasma endosymbiont of Aspidapion aeneum includes these protein-coding regions:
- a CDS encoding bifunctional 5,10-methylenetetrahydrofolate dehydrogenase/5,10-methenyltetrahydrofolate cyclohydrolase encodes the protein MKCKQINGIDIANIINKRSIQYIKTLNGDDIPKLVIIQVGDNSASNIYIRMKKKLCEKIGIQFDHIRFDDNATNSELIKKIDSLNYDKSVTGIIVQSPLPKNLDWDFIVNTISPSKDADGFTYVSQGRAVLGQSLIAPATAKGIVSLIDNINFDISGKNIVIIGRSNIVGKPVANLLINRQATVTVCNSKTKQLSHITKMADLIIVAIGKPKFINKKFISKGQVVIDVGANFINGAYCGDVDYDDVIDLVDKISPVPGGVGPMTVASLIDNVTILHKESKKIR
- a CDS encoding formate--tetrahydrofolate ligase encodes the protein MIDLLNLINKWKIDKNNLIPYGQSFKLKHQSYVNNGKKGKLILTTSINPTKSGEGKTTVSIGIGDALTNLGKKAMLALREPSIGPVFGQKGTATGGGESRLEPYDDINLHFNGDMYAIEMANNLISSIIDNHIYWKTDLDINHNLVTWKRTSNLNDRSLRKVDIKISKFITRCEEFVITPACDIMNIMTICEDINDFKNKLENSTIGFNNQGNELFVKDLKITGSILSILKDAFNPNIVKSAYNTLSLIHCGPFANISVGTNSIISTKIALSLSDYTITECGFGSDLGFEKYMNLINFNKQNLIPDCVVLVVTIKALLEHNDFENNFKFLKRHIQNIKQFNLNMIVAINKFSGFKDKEEELEEWLVNNNIDYEYCSAYTDGPIGATKLSKKIIKLCDNKVDIKTVVSKDNSIEEKIALISKNFYDIDEIIYSDISQKKLLEFAKKKDQNFLPICIVKSPTTLSGNNENKIVINDIIINKGAGFVLVYLNNIFSMPGLNKNPNAEKIMFNMKNYKIENLD